The following proteins are co-located in the Dietzia timorensis genome:
- a CDS encoding alkaline phosphatase D family protein, producing the protein MHPAKSATPALLLGPMLRYVDETRATVWVETSEPCSATVRVDGKEFSERTWEVFGHHFALVQLEGLPQGETLPYQLDIDGAQVWPEPGGRESVIRTLGENTAVRLSFGSCRRGEKQSPQMLRKIGADALVALANQMSDTPHSLWPDAMLLLGDQIYADIPSEDIATRLEKRREAGQGPKAVRESRGAGGDRDVSQEICDFEEYSWLYHESWSDPDVRWLLSTVPSCMILDDHDLRDDWNSSRFWRAEMTAQPWWEDRVAGAFSSYFVYQHLGNLSPDELADEPTYQQLRTRTSPEERETLLTDFSVEADADPATSTWSYHRDFGRVRVLMLDVRASRHLHQGDRLVMDHSEWDWVRKMSLDADVDHLLFGSSLPAFMVPALHHIEGWNEATVELLDKHPQQSKFAEWMRRTVDLEHWAAFRKSFDNFVELLTELARGEGRRTPSSILVLGGDVHCSYLEEVELTDPSVADSRTQVHQLVMSPYRNPLHRPIRVVNQIARLRPIIAVMRLLARGRGVVEPPVSWRVSDGIWFGNGVMTLVLEGRHAHVEVDHAQVVWPLRGLGRFLTRVPFAMPRRKGRTSDGGDAKTAPRQILRRTLNKKLAG; encoded by the coding sequence ATGCATCCTGCAAAGTCCGCAACTCCTGCCCTGCTCCTCGGCCCCATGCTGCGCTACGTCGACGAGACCCGCGCGACGGTGTGGGTCGAGACCTCCGAGCCGTGCTCCGCCACGGTGCGCGTGGACGGCAAGGAATTCAGCGAGCGCACGTGGGAGGTCTTCGGCCACCACTTCGCGCTCGTCCAGCTCGAAGGCCTGCCCCAGGGCGAGACGCTCCCCTACCAGCTCGATATCGACGGCGCGCAGGTATGGCCCGAGCCCGGCGGTCGCGAAAGCGTCATCCGCACGCTCGGCGAGAACACTGCCGTGCGGCTGTCGTTCGGTTCGTGCCGCCGCGGCGAGAAGCAGTCCCCGCAGATGCTGCGCAAGATCGGCGCGGACGCCCTTGTCGCGCTCGCCAACCAGATGTCCGATACTCCGCACTCGCTGTGGCCGGACGCGATGCTGCTGCTCGGCGACCAGATCTACGCGGACATCCCCAGCGAGGACATCGCCACTCGCCTCGAAAAGCGCCGCGAGGCCGGCCAGGGCCCGAAGGCCGTCAGAGAATCGAGGGGCGCGGGCGGCGACCGCGACGTCTCCCAGGAGATCTGCGACTTCGAGGAATACTCGTGGCTCTACCACGAATCCTGGTCGGATCCGGACGTGCGCTGGCTGCTGTCCACGGTCCCGAGCTGCATGATCCTCGACGACCACGACCTGCGCGACGACTGGAACTCCTCCCGCTTCTGGCGCGCGGAGATGACCGCGCAGCCCTGGTGGGAAGACCGTGTCGCCGGCGCGTTCTCCAGCTACTTCGTCTACCAGCACCTAGGCAACCTCTCCCCCGACGAGCTCGCTGACGAACCCACCTATCAGCAGTTGCGCACCCGCACCTCCCCGGAGGAACGCGAAACCCTGCTCACCGATTTCTCGGTCGAGGCCGACGCCGACCCCGCCACCTCGACGTGGAGCTACCACCGCGATTTCGGTCGCGTCCGGGTGCTCATGCTCGACGTGCGCGCCTCGCGCCACCTGCACCAGGGCGACCGCCTCGTCATGGACCACAGCGAGTGGGATTGGGTCCGCAAGATGAGCCTCGACGCCGACGTCGACCATCTCCTGTTCGGCTCCTCGCTGCCGGCGTTCATGGTGCCGGCGCTGCACCACATCGAGGGCTGGAACGAGGCGACGGTCGAGCTCCTCGACAAGCACCCGCAGCAGTCCAAGTTCGCCGAGTGGATGCGCCGCACCGTGGATCTCGAGCACTGGGCGGCGTTCCGGAAGTCCTTCGATAATTTCGTCGAGCTGCTCACCGAGCTCGCCCGAGGAGAAGGCCGCCGCACGCCGTCATCCATTCTCGTGTTGGGCGGCGACGTGCACTGCTCCTATCTGGAGGAGGTGGAGCTCACGGATCCGAGCGTCGCCGATTCGCGGACGCAGGTGCATCAGCTTGTGATGTCGCCGTACCGCAATCCGCTGCACCGGCCGATCCGCGTGGTCAACCAGATCGCGCGGCTACGGCCGATCATCGCGGTGATGCGGCTGCTCGCGCGCGGGCGCGGCGTGGTCGAGCCGCCGGTCTCGTGGCGCGTATCGGACGGGATCTGGTTCGGCAACGGGGTCATGACACTCGTGCTCGAGGGCCGCCACGCCCACGTCGAGGTCGACCATGCGCAGGTCGTGTGGCCGCTGCGAGGACTCGGCCGTTTCCTCACGCGCGTGCCGTTCGCGATGCCGCGCAGGAAGGGCCGCACCTCTGACGGCGGAGATGCGAAGACCGCCCCGCGGCAGATCCTCCGCCGGACCCTCAACAAGAAGCTCGCGGGGTAA